The nucleotide window TAGAATAAACTCTTTCTTTTTTGACCGTCTGGTTTTCTAGTAAACCATGTACTGGTTGTCATATTCTATTGTTAAGGAGAATAAAAAGACATGCCACTAAACCTAAGGAAAGACGTGACATCTTGTAAAGCAAAGTTTAATAACATATCTAGAAATATCCCAATTTGCTAAAACGTAGGCAGAAAATACAGAAGCAAAAAAACAGATGGAGGAATAGCATACAAGGGCTTTCAGAAATCCTTCGTCAGCTTTCACGGTGACAATGTCATCGTTAGTTCAAACATTCTCATCCTAATCCCATgcccctttttttttgttttttgttttttgttttcttattcaAAATGCTCCTGATGAAAATTTATGTAAGAGATATGATATCATACATGTATTTATTTGGTGCAAACACCGACTGTAAATTCATATCCAATGGAGCTGCTTTTGTGACAGGAAAGGGCGCATCAGCACCTAAGCAGAAGACAAATATAAGGAGAGCAACAGAAGAATACTAAGTAACAACACTGTTATGTATCACACAATTAGCTCCTGCCAAAGATCATTTGATAGGGGCAGGAATTTCAACATCCAAAAGTTAAATGATACAATAAATCAGGACAATAGCCTTCACGATGGTCAAACCAGTAACCCAAAATGACGAGGTTACCAGCTAATGAACAAAGAAAGCGCAAGAAACACACTCAAGAAATATCAAGTCCATGTGGATGGATAAAGTAGTTGTGACTGAAACATGGAGTTTAAGAATCTGGAACGGTTGCAGCTGGACGTTTCATCGAGGCAGACTTGATCAAATGATTGTAGCTGCCTTTCTCCTTGAAAAGCTGTGAAAAATGAGGTTTGCAGTATAAAATCCCATTTAGGGCGGCATAATTCGAAGGAGATAAAGAGCATCCACCATGAGAACACTTGAAACATGTCTTATGATAACTTTGGTTCTCCACTGTCACCTAAAAAAATGCAACCAACACATGCATCAACTGTTGCAATAGTAAAGCTTGTGTTTACTGCTCCAATTTTGATCTAAAAAGGAAAGGCAATTGTAGAAACTTCCCAGGTAGAAAAGAAAAAGTTAACAACCTAGAGTAAACGTTGGATAACCCCTCCATGTTTCAATGCTAGAGACAGTACTCAGTAGACCAGGTCAATTGTTGCAaggaaattaatatttatattttccttctcaaataaatttaaaatgaGGAGAGGTATGCTTAACTCAGAATCTGTGGTCTAGAAGTAGGTCACTAATGTATTGTTCACTTAcatataacttccaacatcaaaGATGATGATATTCAGAAATCATCTCCAAGCCGCCAAGAAAATAAATCATAAATCAAGAGAAATAACTACTTGCTGGACAAGAGAATGTATGGAAGCATTAGACAGCTCAGCTATTTTTCTTGCGTCATATCACATTCTGATCGAAAGACTAGCTTTTCATACAAATTAAATTTCTTAGCTGCATTACAACTTCAAAGGTGGACATTCACCATTTTGTGGCAACTGGCAACTGAGAGTCTGAGAACTACCTAAGAAATATGGAAGCAATATAACATGTGATTCTGCCTCATAATTTCAGAGTTGGCATCCACTAGAATGTGCAAAAATGGAAAAGATTGGTAGAGTACTAGATGACGGGAGGAGGGAGAGTAAGATGCAAAATGCTCAAACTCACCAATTTGCACAGCAAGTCAGTTTTAACTACTATCATGGCCGAACCATTAACAGTCAATTTGCGACTGAATAAGAATAGATCTTTGTAAACCAATGGATTGGTCTCAGCATACAACTTCCAGAGGTGGCGGATACCATGCACAACATCAAAAGGAAACACTGGAGACTCTTTAAGAAGAACATCATGGCAGCAATATATGGAGCGGGAATCTTTCAAATATGGCAAGCACAAAATCGGAAACATTATAGAGGACATAGTGTAAATAATAGTTTTGTTTTGTAGCAAATCCAAAGTGTAATAAGGGAGACAATTGATATGTTGAAGGAAACTAAGGAAGCGAGGAAAACTAGATTTCTAATTGATGGGATATGTAGCTAGTAGTTTTTTTTTGAGAGAGAGAGGTGTTCGAGGCTCATTTACTGGTTCTATAACAGTAGTGAGTGCTCTTTCTGTGTAAATTGATGGTTGGTTGTCTGGTAATATATTCACATCTTATTAccggaaaaaaagaaaagaatagatCTTTGTGGACTTCAGTTGTTATGCTAACGTTATACCATTTATAACATCAATCCTATCGTTTTAACCAACAAATGTGGTGTAAATGACAagtgaggcttgctcagttggtaaaGCACCTCCAACCATTTAAAAGTAAAAGGTTGTCCCTGCTCTCTAAATGAACATTGCTTGTGCACTTTCACATTGGAAAGCTACTTAAACGCTAATTGTGCTTTCACGCGCCACTGAAAATCAGTAACGTTCTGACAATGCTAAATCCACAGCAGGAAATTGATGACACCATTGCCACAGACAAGCAACTTATTGATGCATCAAATAAGCGAAATGGGCAACCACCTTTTCCCAATTGAAGTTCCAGAATAGGAACTTACAGCAAAAAGAAGAATGCAACGGTTTACTTTTCAACAGAAACATCATGGCTAGGGAAAATTTGAGGAGCCAGTTTTTACCTTCTCGAGTGGGTAAGCTGTTTTACCACAAGTTGCACATTTTTCCTGCGTGCCAGAAAACATGCCAGCAGCTTTACTAGGCGACCTTGTCTGCATAACAAAACAAGAAAGGAGAGAGTATGAGGCATGGTTTGTTGATTTTCAGTTTGTTAATTTTGTACACAAGTAGATGCAAAGAAAATTTACCAGCTCAGGAGTTAACTTCTCAGCTGACTTCGCAGCTGTGAAAGTAAAATACGTTTGATATTATGAATAAAGCAGATCAGGTATAAAATTGGAGAAAGAACTTAACTAAGCAAGAATATATAGACCTACGTGACTGAAAGTTCTTATTGAAGTTGCCAGACTCCTTGAAAAGCTGCTCAAAATGGGGCTTGCAATACAGAACACCTTCCATTGAGGAGAAATTGCTCAGCTAACAAAAAGTTCACAAATACATAACATCAGTCAATTGAGTCTAAACACCATTATCcttttcatatggaattattcaaatctttatcttcttcttttcgGATTAGTTTAAACTATTCAAATCTTGGGTACAGTTTCCTCAATGCTTGGCCTCGTCCAATTGTCAATGCTCAAAGTACAACTACCAATGCAGTATGATCCAACATGgagatatttttcttttttaggatAGTATTTGTGAATCAAGACAAGTTTACTCTTTTTCCAATTTCACAACTTAAGACTAATACTTTATGCACAAAAAGCAAACAACATAAAGTGAAAACCAGATTGTAGTTTATATAAGCATAGCAAAAGCACCTTAAGTGTTCCTTTGCAATGGCTGCATTTGAAGCAAGACTTGTGATAATTAACCCCATCAGCTGACAACAGCTCCACCGGGTAAACTGTCTTTTCACAGGCCTTGCATTTCTGTTGTGTCCCAATAAAAGACATACTTCTTCTAATGACAAATAAAACTCTAGATCTTCCTTTTTCCCAGCTCAGATTCGACTCTGTAGATGCAAAAAAGACTCAGATATTTGCAATCAATTTCAAGAATATACACCGATCTGATGTAAAAACAAATTGGGTATCAGTACTTTACCATCAAATCGCCTAGCACATTTTTTTCTTGGGTTCTAGAAAAATTAGTTTCTAAAAAGTGATCTTGAGCTTTTAGAAAAAGTTAGTAAAGTCAAAATACATACCTTGAAGTGTTGATCTACAAGCCTGTCACAAAAAAATTGATGTGATGATCAAAGTCAAGTTGATAAAGTGGAGGAGAAATGGGGAGGATTTTAAAATTCTGGGTTCATAAGAAATTCTTTGACATATATTTATGTACGAGGGGCAGGGGgcgggggtgggggtggggtggaaTTTGAGCAGAGGCAACGAAGTGGATGATGATGATGTGGGGCAATTGGAAGGCAAAAAAGGATACAAGTATCTTTTGCTGGAATATGTAAAAATTAGTTCAATGTTTTTGACTCGTTTCTTTACCGTCTTAATGAAATGGACCACTTTTCGGTGCTAAATCAGTCCTAAACCGTAGTAGCTCTatgtttttatggataaaaattgACTATATTTCGACTAGTATTAAAGTAATGTAGTTCAGaataacaatataaaacaagaagATAAGTAATACAATAATACAAGAAGAGATAGTTTTCTTATTTCATCAAGTGTTCAAGTGTGTCACATATCACATTCCATgcctctatttatactattaCATGAAAGGTTACAAAATGATTGTCTTACACATAACATTAATAATTGAGATCATGCGGAAGATCATGGGAGGGGTATGGAGGTGTGAGAATTGCAATCATAATAGTGATGAGTAGTGGGAGGTTATTTACATCATAGGTGAAAGTAGTGGGAGTAGTGGACATCCACAATTACTATAGGTTTTACAATACTCCCCCTTCGATGTCCAAAAATAGATAatatgcctcgttaaaaccttactaagaaAAAATCTTGTGGAAAAAAATCTTAATGAAGGAAAAAGGGTACACATATCTGTAATACACTTTatttgctgcctcgttaaaaaccttatgAGTACATCGCGTATCTTACTCCCTCTCATAAAAATATCACTTTATTTCTCGAAGACGGCACATTCCAATCTTCTGTATCAACTTCTCAAATGGTGAAGTTGGTAATGCCTTAGCGAACAGATttacttgaacgaatctgttgaccattaatttcaccattttgttgaagatcatgcgtgaattttttttttggtgaaatGCACTTTGTCCAGTCTCCTTTGATGTATCCTCCTTTCAGTTGAGCAATGCAAGCAACATTATCTTCATATAGTGTAGTTGGATTATCTTTTTTCATAAGAAAACCACACATTTGCTGAACATGTTGAGTCattgatctcaaccaaacatattcTCGATTAGCTTCATGAATGACTATTATTTCAGTATGATTTGAAAATGTGGCAGCAATTGTTTGTTTCATTGAACACCATGATATAATTGTACCTCCATATATAAACAAATAGCTCGTTTGAGATCGGGCTTTAtatgtggatcagacaaataaccTGCATCGGCATAGTCAATCATTTCTGACTTGAATCTATTAGAATAAAACA belongs to Nicotiana tabacum cultivar K326 chromosome 6, ASM71507v2, whole genome shotgun sequence and includes:
- the LOC107759653 gene encoding LIM domain-containing protein WLIM2b, giving the protein MSFIGTQQKCKACEKTVYPVELLSADGVNYHKSCFKCSHCKGTLKLSNFSSMEGVLYCKPHFEQLFKESGNFNKNFQSPAKSAEKLTPELTRSPSKAAGMFSGTQEKCATCGKTAYPLEKVTVENQSYHKTCFKCSHGGCSLSPSNYAALNGILYCKPHFSQLFKEKGSYNHLIKSASMKRPAATVPDS